One Faecalicatena sp. Marseille-Q4148 DNA window includes the following coding sequences:
- a CDS encoding LCP family protein — translation MAARRRRRGRRKQKRGFSSWSAGAKVAAIIGGTFLFLMTCGIVIVAQKLGKIDYQKIDPKRLSISEEVERQTGVVTFALFGLDSRTGQLDRGTLSDTMIIAVLDRETKEITMSSVYRDTLVQMEDGSYNKANAAYAFGGPQEAISMLNRNFDLNIEDYVSVNFNALVNVIDALGGVDLDVTEDEVPHLNNYQVETSKVVGQERIPLEHGGMQTLNGVQAVSFARIRIIGGDQQRTERQRRLIQAITDKAQTASLSTINKIIDQVFPQISTSLSLGEILDYAKDAFKYKLGESKGFPYDQFYNTLSGIGSVGVVNDLPADVTGLHQFLYGAGTPYTPSSTVVEIGQEMLYRGQGNGSSGNSKYDNDDTDDSSYSEETSNEYYSDDSDSYNEDIGSDESEYNESSGEMTE, via the coding sequence ATGGCTGCAAGAAGGAGAAGAAGAGGAAGAAGAAAGCAGAAAAGAGGTTTTTCTTCCTGGTCGGCAGGAGCGAAGGTAGCTGCAATTATTGGAGGGACTTTTTTGTTCCTAATGACCTGCGGAATCGTTATTGTTGCACAGAAACTAGGAAAGATTGACTATCAGAAGATAGATCCGAAGCGCCTTAGTATTTCCGAAGAGGTGGAGCGGCAGACGGGGGTAGTAACATTTGCCCTCTTTGGACTGGATTCCCGTACTGGTCAGCTCGATAGAGGTACATTAAGTGATACAATGATTATCGCAGTACTTGACCGGGAGACAAAAGAGATAACGATGTCATCTGTTTATCGGGATACGCTTGTACAGATGGAAGATGGTTCATACAATAAAGCCAATGCAGCATATGCGTTCGGGGGACCACAGGAAGCGATTTCAATGCTGAACCGGAATTTTGACTTAAATATTGAAGATTATGTATCAGTGAATTTTAATGCACTTGTCAATGTGATCGACGCGCTTGGCGGAGTAGACCTTGACGTGACAGAAGACGAAGTTCCGCATTTGAATAACTACCAGGTGGAGACATCGAAGGTAGTGGGACAGGAGCGGATTCCGCTGGAACATGGTGGAATGCAGACGTTGAATGGTGTACAGGCAGTTTCGTTTGCCCGAATTCGTATTATCGGGGGCGATCAGCAGCGTACAGAACGCCAGAGACGTTTGATCCAGGCAATCACAGATAAGGCTCAGACGGCAAGTCTTTCTACGATCAATAAGATTATTGACCAGGTATTTCCGCAGATTTCCACAAGCTTATCGCTTGGAGAAATTTTGGATTATGCCAAAGATGCGTTTAAGTATAAGCTGGGAGAGAGTAAGGGCTTCCCATATGATCAGTTCTACAATACACTTTCCGGTATCGGAAGTGTAGGAGTAGTAAATGATCTTCCGGCGGATGTGACAGGACTTCATCAATTCCTTTATGGTGCAGGAACACCATACACGCCTTCTTCTACTGTTGTAGAGATTGGACAGGAGATGCTGTACCGCGGACAAGGAAATGGCAGCAGTGGTAATAGCAAATATGATAATGATGATACAGATGATAGCTCATATTCCGAAGAGACTAGTAACGAATATTATAGTGATGATAGTGATTCTTATAATGAGGATATTGGAAGTGACGAATCGGAATACAATGAGAGTTCGGGAGAAATGACCGAATAG
- a CDS encoding LCP family protein, translating into MSAEERRRREEIRRRNERRRSEDRRSYEERSAVRREPEDYGERRRPSKKEVRRQKEELRRKRKRKRIILLVSELVILAVLCVVAYGVMKLDKIDYTKLDKGKLEVYRDTGPYTNIALFGLDSRDGEIDGGVRSDCMMVASINNKTDEVKIISVYRDTLLKQEDGEFAKANSAYARGGPQAAIALMNRNLDLDIQNYISVNFNSLVDIIDALGGIEIELTEEERIHMNNYQVETAEVVGQAVQEVEEAGLQKLNGVQAVSYSRIRYTDGGDYKRAERQRLVLQKMAEKAQKANLLTLNKLLDKVLPQISTSFSQAQLLGMATNALSYKIGEMKGFPFEVAGTDKIAGDKASYVIPVGIANNVTQLHRFLFDEENYVPSDIVQSISNEVSELSGIYPENE; encoded by the coding sequence ATGAGTGCAGAAGAGCGCAGAAGACGAGAAGAAATCCGGCGGAGAAATGAGCGGAGGAGGTCAGAGGACCGGAGGAGTTATGAAGAGCGAAGCGCAGTCAGAAGAGAGCCAGAAGATTACGGAGAACGCAGGCGTCCATCTAAGAAGGAGGTACGCAGGCAGAAAGAAGAGCTGCGCAGGAAACGCAAGCGAAAACGGATCATACTTCTTGTGTCTGAACTTGTAATTCTGGCAGTGCTCTGTGTTGTTGCATATGGAGTGATGAAGCTTGACAAAATAGATTATACAAAGCTGGATAAAGGAAAATTGGAAGTGTACCGTGATACAGGTCCATATACCAATATAGCGCTGTTTGGGCTGGATTCAAGAGATGGGGAGATCGATGGCGGTGTTCGAAGCGACTGTATGATGGTGGCAAGCATTAATAATAAGACTGATGAGGTTAAGATTATTTCTGTCTATCGTGATACACTTTTGAAACAGGAGGATGGCGAGTTTGCAAAGGCCAACAGCGCATATGCAAGAGGCGGTCCACAGGCAGCAATTGCATTGATGAATCGAAATCTGGATTTGGATATTCAGAACTATATCAGTGTTAACTTTAATTCACTTGTAGACATTATCGATGCACTTGGAGGAATTGAAATTGAGCTGACAGAAGAAGAACGAATACATATGAATAATTACCAGGTAGAGACGGCAGAAGTTGTGGGACAGGCGGTGCAGGAAGTTGAAGAGGCAGGACTTCAGAAGCTGAATGGAGTGCAGGCTGTTTCCTACTCAAGAATCCGCTATACAGATGGAGGAGATTATAAGCGTGCAGAGCGTCAGAGACTTGTTCTGCAAAAGATGGCAGAGAAAGCTCAGAAAGCAAATCTTCTGACATTGAATAAATTGCTTGATAAAGTACTTCCACAGATTTCTACAAGTTTTTCTCAAGCGCAGCTGCTTGGTATGGCGACAAATGCATTGTCTTATAAAATCGGAGAAATGAAAGGATTTCCATTTGAAGTTGCAGGAACAGATAAGATTGCAGGAGATAAGGCATCTTATGTGATTCCTGTTGGCATTGCAAATAATGTGACTCAACTTCATCGATTCCTTTTTGATGAAGAAAATTATGTGCCATCTGATATTGTTCAATCAATCAGCAATGAAGTGAGTGAATTATCCGGAATTTATCCGGAAAATGAATAG
- a CDS encoding glycosyltransferase family 2 protein, with product MGVEAVVDQIRISVAVVTYNGVRYLEQQLVSILNQLGEEDEVVISDDGSNDGTIDLIRSFQKTDSRIRLISGPGKGVKKNVEHALLHTRGKYIFLADQDDIWIDTKVETVLNCFREKHCMVVIHDAHVFAGENPEEFMMDSFFDFRNAGAGVVKNIVKNSYIGCCMAFRRELLETVIPIPSRIEMHDQWIGVLGDALFGESCFYRKPLLLYRRHGENQSDMKHYGIFKMIRNRIVFVSCFVTRMIREKVCGRQRGKHKGV from the coding sequence ATGGGGGTGGAAGCTGTGGTAGATCAAATCCGCATTTCGGTTGCTGTTGTGACTTATAATGGAGTGCGTTATCTGGAACAGCAGCTGGTTTCGATTTTGAATCAGCTTGGCGAAGAAGATGAAGTTGTAATTTCGGATGACGGATCAAACGACGGAACAATTGATTTGATTCGTTCTTTTCAGAAGACAGATTCCAGAATACGTCTGATAAGCGGACCGGGAAAAGGCGTTAAGAAGAATGTAGAACACGCGCTTTTGCACACCAGAGGGAAATATATATTTCTGGCAGATCAGGACGATATATGGATAGATACAAAGGTGGAAACCGTTCTGAATTGTTTTAGGGAAAAGCATTGTATGGTAGTGATCCACGATGCCCATGTATTTGCCGGAGAAAACCCTGAAGAATTTATGATGGATTCTTTTTTTGATTTTCGAAATGCAGGAGCAGGAGTTGTGAAAAATATTGTGAAAAACAGCTATATCGGATGCTGCATGGCATTTCGGAGGGAACTTCTTGAAACGGTTATTCCGATTCCGTCCCGGATTGAGATGCATGATCAGTGGATCGGAGTACTGGGAGATGCACTGTTTGGCGAGTCCTGTTTCTACAGGAAGCCTTTATTACTGTATCGAAGGCATGGAGAGAATCAATCCGATATGAAGCATTATGGAATCTTTAAGATGATTCGTAATCGGATCGTATTTGTAAGTTGTTTTGTGACGCGGATGATACGGGAGAAAGTCTGTGGCAGGCAAAGAGGAAAACATAAAGGAGTATAA
- a CDS encoding glycosyltransferase family 2 protein — protein MIDISIAIVAYHNETDVRNAVCSIEEHTAVTISKQIYIIDNSIQTNTLADLSREFSDVIYMRTGENLGFGGGHNYVLPNLESRFHAIVNPDILLKEDTFSILLEFMKDETIGMAVPRMVDEQGMRQDAYRRELTVADMGIRMFLPRCFRKRQRYHTMQEMDYTKAFEVPFAQGSFLFIRTELFCRLGGFDPRYFMYMEDADLCRRVRQEKRLVYCPDTTVIHRWEKGSHKDMKLLLCHVISMMKYFHKWGWKLW, from the coding sequence ATGATAGATATTTCAATTGCAATTGTAGCTTATCATAACGAGACGGATGTGAGAAATGCGGTATGTTCCATTGAGGAGCATACCGCTGTGACTATATCCAAACAGATTTATATTATTGATAACAGCATTCAGACGAATACGCTTGCAGATTTGTCCCGGGAATTTTCAGATGTAATCTACATGCGAACAGGAGAGAACCTCGGATTTGGAGGCGGACATAATTATGTGCTTCCGAATCTGGAGTCAAGGTTCCATGCAATTGTGAATCCGGATATTCTTTTGAAAGAAGATACGTTTTCGATTCTTCTTGAATTTATGAAGGATGAGACGATTGGAATGGCTGTGCCAAGAATGGTGGACGAACAAGGAATGCGTCAGGATGCGTACCGGAGAGAACTTACGGTGGCGGATATGGGAATCCGGATGTTTTTGCCGAGGTGTTTCAGGAAAAGGCAGCGATACCATACGATGCAGGAAATGGATTATACAAAAGCTTTTGAGGTGCCGTTTGCGCAGGGAAGTTTTTTGTTTATTCGTACAGAATTGTTTTGCAGGCTTGGGGGATTTGACCCGCGGTATTTTATGTACATGGAAGATGCAGATTTGTGTCGCCGGGTAAGGCAGGAAAAGCGTCTTGTTTATTGCCCGGATACAACCGTGATTCACCGCTGGGAGAAGGGATCGCACAAAGATATGAAGCTTCTGCTCTGTCATGTGATTTCAATGATGAAATATTTTCACAAATGGGGGTGGAAGCTGTGGTAG
- a CDS encoding sugar transferase, which translates to MYKKNKKSWVKHLDFLLLDALCLEITFYISYMIRVDKMFRFPVIQDYYDRLALVLLLLDLSIVFFTEAYTGILRRNRVQELKAVVMHCTAIFLGITVYLWVTKQSEIYSRQVILVFWAASIFVEYFGRCILKIIVRQYMIHRKKFSKMIIITEERYALECVSDFRDNRYKEFEVAGVVLLDVDKTGEEVYGVPVVAAADTFLEYVRLNVVDEIFIHGDTREGSEALANELIELGLTVHFSLVRESQLMPNKMVEHYGRYMVLTSSMKIATTRQLFLKRAMDIVGSLVGLFITGIAFLIFAPIVKIQSPGPIFYSQIRVGKNGRQFKFYKFRTMVVGADAMKKDLMAQNEMKGLMFKMENDPRIFGIGKFMRKYSIDELPQFWNVLKGDMSLVGTRPPTVEEFKQYELHHKARLGIRPGLTGMWQVSGRSDIKDFEKIVALDTQYISNWSLGMDMRILFRTVLVVLTGKGSS; encoded by the coding sequence ATGTACAAGAAGAATAAAAAAAGCTGGGTAAAGCATCTTGACTTTTTGCTGTTAGATGCGCTCTGTCTGGAAATTACATTTTATATTTCATATATGATTCGTGTGGATAAGATGTTTCGTTTTCCGGTCATTCAGGATTACTATGACAGGCTTGCACTTGTATTGCTGTTGTTAGATCTTTCGATTGTATTTTTTACAGAGGCTTATACCGGGATTCTGCGCAGGAATCGGGTTCAGGAGCTAAAAGCGGTTGTTATGCACTGTACAGCGATCTTTCTTGGGATTACCGTTTATCTGTGGGTAACAAAGCAATCGGAGATTTATTCTCGCCAGGTTATTCTTGTATTCTGGGCAGCATCTATCTTTGTGGAATATTTTGGAAGATGTATTTTGAAGATTATTGTAAGACAATACATGATCCACAGAAAGAAATTTTCTAAAATGATCATTATTACAGAAGAGAGATATGCTCTGGAATGTGTTTCTGATTTTAGAGATAATCGCTATAAAGAATTTGAAGTAGCAGGCGTGGTGCTTCTGGATGTGGACAAGACCGGTGAAGAAGTGTACGGAGTGCCTGTTGTTGCGGCGGCAGATACCTTTCTTGAGTATGTCCGTCTCAATGTGGTAGATGAGATTTTTATTCATGGAGATACAAGGGAAGGCAGCGAGGCTTTGGCAAATGAGCTGATCGAACTTGGACTGACAGTTCATTTCAGTCTTGTGCGAGAATCACAGCTGATGCCAAATAAGATGGTAGAGCATTATGGAAGATACATGGTCTTGACCTCCAGTATGAAGATTGCGACTACGAGACAGCTGTTTTTAAAGCGGGCGATGGATATTGTTGGAAGTCTTGTCGGACTTTTCATTACAGGAATTGCCTTTCTGATTTTTGCACCGATTGTTAAGATTCAGTCTCCGGGACCAATCTTCTATTCACAGATACGCGTCGGAAAGAATGGACGTCAGTTTAAGTTTTACAAATTCCGCACGATGGTCGTTGGAGCAGATGCAATGAAGAAAGACCTTATGGCACAAAACGAGATGAAAGGGCTCATGTTCAAGATGGAGAATGATCCCCGCATCTTTGGCATCGGAAAATTTATGCGTAAATATTCCATCGATGAACTTCCGCAGTTCTGGAATGTGCTGAAAGGGGATATGAGCCTTGTCGGGACAAGACCGCCGACAGTGGAAGAGTTTAAACAGTATGAGCTTCATCATAAAGCAAGGCTTGGCATCAGACCGGGACTTACCGGAATGTGGCAGGTCAGTGGACGGAGCGATATTAAAGATTTTGAAAAGATTGTGGCACTGGATACCCAGTATATATCCAATTGGTCACTGGGAATGGATATGCGGATTTTGTTCCGTACAGTCCTTGTAGTGCTGACAGGAAAAGGATCATCATGA
- a CDS encoding glycosyltransferase family 2 protein has protein sequence MSDKKKPEYRIAWMKVLRKLSIYNIKKGLLYLRHYGLKEFWFRMKERFQAEAADYGKWYENHKASEEELAKQRKEHFAKEPLISILVPVYNTPREFLIQLLRSVGTQTYHNWELCIANASVDNKGVIEVLEHYQEKTKRLKVINVPENEGISQNTNKALSIASGEYVALLDHDDLLSPNALYEIVKVINNKEDADVIYTDEDKVTADLKEHFQPHFKPDFSEDLLRSNNYICHFFVAKREIVNEIGGFHPEFNGAQDYDLIFRCTEKARGIYHVPKILYHWRTHKASTADNPASKMYAFDAGKRAIEEHLKRVGEKGEVSHTKDLGFYRVKYPVIGNPKVSIIIPNKDEIASLEKCIHSIREKTDYKNYEIIVVENNSEKSETFEFYKKIERDWLKVIYWDREFNYSAINNFGVRHATGDYLLFLNNDVEVINSDWMTEMLSHCQRKHVGVVGAKLYYPDNTIQHAGIVIGIGGIAGNMFTGMSRSFTGYLHKASIQQDLSAVTAACMMVERHAFEKVKGFEEDLAVAFNDVDFCLKIRKAGYLIVYNPNAELYHYESKTRGKEDTKEKLKRFQGEIDYMKKRWSQILEQGDPYYNVNFSLIKCDYSLKNNDRKS, from the coding sequence ATGAGTGATAAGAAAAAACCGGAATACCGGATTGCTTGGATGAAAGTGCTTCGGAAGCTTTCTATTTATAATATAAAAAAGGGACTGCTGTATTTGAGACATTATGGACTGAAAGAATTCTGGTTTCGAATGAAAGAGCGTTTCCAGGCAGAAGCAGCAGATTATGGGAAATGGTATGAGAATCATAAGGCATCTGAAGAAGAGCTTGCAAAACAGCGTAAAGAACATTTTGCGAAAGAACCTTTGATCAGTATCCTTGTTCCGGTCTATAATACTCCACGGGAATTCCTTATTCAGTTGTTAAGATCTGTCGGGACACAGACCTACCATAACTGGGAGCTTTGTATTGCAAATGCCAGCGTAGATAATAAGGGAGTAATCGAGGTGCTGGAACATTATCAGGAGAAAACAAAACGCCTGAAAGTGATTAATGTTCCGGAAAATGAAGGAATCTCTCAGAATACGAATAAAGCGCTGTCGATTGCATCCGGAGAGTATGTAGCGCTTCTGGATCATGATGATCTGCTGTCGCCAAATGCACTTTATGAGATTGTGAAAGTGATTAATAATAAGGAAGATGCGGATGTTATCTATACAGATGAAGACAAGGTAACCGCAGATTTGAAAGAACATTTCCAACCGCATTTTAAACCGGATTTTAGCGAAGATCTTTTGCGTTCCAACAACTATATCTGTCACTTTTTTGTGGCAAAACGGGAAATCGTGAATGAGATTGGCGGATTTCATCCGGAATTCAATGGTGCGCAGGATTACGATCTGATCTTCCGCTGTACAGAGAAGGCGAGAGGTATCTACCATGTACCGAAAATTCTTTACCACTGGAGAACCCATAAGGCTTCTACTGCGGACAATCCGGCAAGTAAAATGTATGCATTTGATGCGGGAAAGAGAGCGATTGAAGAACACTTAAAACGAGTGGGAGAAAAGGGCGAGGTCAGCCATACAAAAGATCTTGGATTTTATCGGGTAAAATATCCGGTGATCGGAAATCCGAAGGTGTCAATTATTATCCCGAACAAAGATGAAATTGCATCTCTTGAGAAATGTATCCATTCCATTCGGGAAAAAACAGATTATAAAAACTATGAGATTATTGTTGTAGAAAATAATAGTGAAAAGAGCGAAACATTTGAGTTTTATAAGAAAATTGAGCGTGACTGGCTGAAGGTAATTTATTGGGATCGAGAGTTTAATTATTCGGCAATCAATAACTTTGGTGTACGGCATGCCACAGGAGATTATCTGCTCTTCCTGAATAATGATGTGGAAGTGATCAACAGTGACTGGATGACGGAAATGCTGTCTCATTGTCAGAGAAAACATGTCGGAGTTGTAGGGGCGAAGCTTTACTATCCGGACAATACGATTCAGCATGCAGGAATTGTTATTGGGATCGGCGGAATTGCTGGGAATATGTTTACCGGTATGTCGAGAAGCTTTACAGGATATCTTCACAAAGCATCGATTCAGCAGGATTTAAGCGCGGTGACGGCGGCATGTATGATGGTGGAGCGTCATGCATTTGAGAAGGTAAAGGGATTCGAGGAAGATCTGGCAGTGGCATTTAATGATGTAGACTTCTGTTTGAAAATTCGAAAAGCAGGATATCTTATTGTATATAATCCGAATGCAGAGTTATATCACTATGAATCAAAAACACGGGGAAAAGAAGACACGAAAGAAAAGCTGAAACGCTTTCAGGGTGAGATTGATTACATGAAAAAGCGTTGGAGTCAGATTCTTGAGCAGGGAGATCCCTATTACAATGTGAATTTTTCGTTGATAAAATGTGATTATTCTTTGAAGAATAACGACAGAAAGTCATAG
- a CDS encoding GerMN domain-containing protein, which translates to MRCALKRRIGTVAAIVLVLALTACGEQGTGAGTDAQVQEQQGTEEQDKTAGKEEEPSEDKTSQDDAGADEEKTEEELREETENQREIEVYSSNEDATEFVTTLAVIPDLTAANILNELAYKNVIPEDIAANSCKLKEEGGKRLLDVDLSGNFAEYLGSQGTSGEMLTMGSVCNTFLKAYVCDGIKITVDGNMLTTGHAEYDGYQEFMESAR; encoded by the coding sequence ATGAGGTGTGCTCTGAAGAGGCGTATTGGAACAGTTGCTGCGATTGTGTTGGTTCTTGCGCTGACTGCATGCGGGGAACAGGGTACCGGTGCAGGAACTGATGCACAAGTTCAGGAGCAGCAGGGAACAGAAGAACAGGATAAGACTGCAGGAAAAGAGGAAGAACCGTCAGAAGATAAAACTTCACAGGATGATGCGGGAGCAGACGAGGAAAAAACAGAAGAAGAACTGCGGGAAGAAACAGAAAATCAGCGTGAGATAGAAGTGTACAGCAGCAATGAAGATGCCACAGAATTTGTCACAACATTGGCAGTTATTCCGGACTTGACAGCAGCGAATATTTTGAATGAACTTGCATACAAGAATGTAATTCCGGAAGATATTGCTGCAAACAGCTGTAAGTTGAAAGAAGAAGGCGGAAAACGACTTTTGGATGTGGATCTGTCAGGGAATTTTGCAGAGTATCTTGGAAGTCAGGGGACAAGTGGAGAAATGCTGACGATGGGAAGTGTCTGCAATACCTTTTTGAAGGCATATGTGTGTGATGGTATCAAAATTACTGTTGATGGAAATATGCTGACGACAGGACATGCAGAGTATGATGGTTACCAGGAATTTATGGAATCAGCAAGATAA
- the rfbD gene encoding dTDP-4-dehydrorhamnose reductase: MRILVTGVKGQLGYDVVNELEKRGHTAIGVDIDEMDITDAEAVDRVITEADVEAVIHCAAYTAVDAAEDNLELCRKVNAAGTENIAKVCKKLDLKMVYISTDYVFDGEGERPWEPDDRRDPLNAYGIGKYEGELAVEENLEKYFIIRIAWVFGVNGKNFIKTMLKLGETRDEVSVVNDQIGSPTYTYDLARLIVDMVETEKYGRYHATNEGFCSWYEFACEIFRQAGMNVKVHPVTSDEFPAKAKRPHNSRMSKEKLSENGFERLPSWQDALKRYLEVIR, from the coding sequence ATGAGAATTTTAGTAACAGGTGTAAAAGGACAGCTTGGCTACGATGTAGTGAACGAGCTGGAAAAAAGAGGACATACAGCGATTGGTGTTGACATTGATGAAATGGATATTACAGATGCAGAAGCTGTTGATCGTGTAATTACAGAAGCAGATGTAGAAGCGGTTATTCACTGTGCAGCATATACAGCAGTAGATGCTGCCGAGGACAATCTTGAACTTTGCCGCAAGGTAAATGCAGCCGGAACAGAAAATATTGCGAAGGTATGTAAGAAACTTGACCTGAAGATGGTGTACATTAGTACAGACTATGTGTTTGATGGAGAAGGCGAACGTCCGTGGGAGCCGGATGACAGACGTGATCCACTGAATGCATATGGAATTGGAAAATATGAAGGTGAACTCGCGGTAGAAGAAAATCTCGAGAAATACTTTATTATCCGAATCGCATGGGTATTTGGTGTGAACGGAAAAAACTTTATTAAGACAATGCTGAAACTTGGGGAAACACGGGATGAGGTTAGCGTTGTAAATGATCAGATCGGCTCACCGACATACACATATGATCTTGCAAGACTGATCGTAGATATGGTAGAGACAGAGAAATACGGAAGATATCATGCTACAAATGAAGGCTTTTGTTCCTGGTATGAATTTGCCTGTGAGATTTTCAGACAGGCAGGCATGAATGTGAAGGTACATCCGGTTACGAGCGATGAATTTCCTGCAAAGGCAAAGAGACCGCACAATAGCCGTATGAGCAAAGAGAAACTAAGTGAGAATGGATTTGAGCGGCTGCCGTCATGGCAGGATGCTCTGAAGCGCTATCTGGAAGTGATCCGATAG